In Sinorhizobium mexicanum, the DNA window TGCATGCTCCGCTTCCCTTTGGGCAAAAATTCTATTCTCGGCCGATAAGTTTTTTGAAGAACAATTACGGATGGGCGAACAAGGGGGCCATCACGGCGGTGGACCTTGTACGCGAAGGCTTCCACGGGAACCGCGCCATCTTCGACGGCGACGACGGCTTCTGGGCCATGGCCGGTTCCGACCGCTTTGAACCCCAGAACATGCTTGACCGGTGGGGGGAACGCTACTTCATCCTTGAGACCGGCTTCAAACCTTATGGCGTCTGCCGCTGGATCCATACCGCGATCGACTGCCTGCGCGTGCTGCAGACAAGACATCGTTTCGGCCATGCCGACATCAGGGGCATTCATGTCGAAACCGTGAGCGAATTCGTTCGTGACTTTGATGGCCCTTGGCCGCAATCCACCATCGAAGCGGCATTTCATATCCCCTATGCGCTCGCGCTCGAACTGCACGACAAGTCCTCCGCGACCGGCCTGCGCGAAGACGACCTGACTGACGAAGGTGTTAGACAAACCGCGGCACGGATCAGCCTTTCAACCCTCGCCAGCGCCGATGAGGTATTTTATGCGCAAAGGCTCCTGCCGGCCCGCGTCAGCGTCACTCTCCAGAATGGCAAAACGCTTTCTGCCGAGGCCGAGGTTCCAACCGGCGCCCCCGGCGGGCCCGCTTTTGGACAGGCGGAAGTGGAAGCGAAATTCCTCACGCTGGCTAGCCCCGTCATCGGCGCTATCAATGCCGCGCGTCTGAAACAGTCCCTCCTCGAATTGGAGGGCCTCT includes these proteins:
- a CDS encoding MmgE/PrpD family protein — its product is MSLTQDVANTVASLTYDELPVAVLDKAKLLVLDHVGCMIAGSTTRGARQMTPYLARIDSGGPSTVFGTSLCFHPANAAHANGHSASMLSLDDSYVLFGHPGNSIIPAALAVAEEVNSSGKALIAAIVGGYEMSLRLGTAMRSTEGRNRQVSGLATWQIFGACTATSLLHRFSAGQIADAYGLTPMHAPLPFGQKFYSRPISFLKNNYGWANKGAITAVDLVREGFHGNRAIFDGDDGFWAMAGSDRFEPQNMLDRWGERYFILETGFKPYGVCRWIHTAIDCLRVLQTRHRFGHADIRGIHVETVSEFVRDFDGPWPQSTIEAAFHIPYALALELHDKSSATGLREDDLTDEGVRQTAARISLSTLASADEVFYAQRLLPARVSVTLQNGKTLSAEAEVPTGAPGGPAFGQAEVEAKFLTLASPVIGAINAARLKQSLLELEGLSVRNALKPCAMT